From a region of the Trichoderma atroviride chromosome 6, complete sequence genome:
- a CDS encoding uncharacterized protein (EggNog:ENOG41~TransMembrane:8 (i197-214o226-245i321-346o366-388i409-430o436-457i469-489o501-525i)), whose translation MSQIVGDRTLQDIENELDISIYPGTEVMTDVGSHHFIKSSNSKEAGRVLVPQPSDDPLDPLNWTLLWKWTTLLCVSFVSISQNLGPLANAPLFGLYMQEWNIDLADAVQTTAVTILVLGFSNLVWIPISTCFGRRPALIFSTLVCTVSSIWRVRATSYKSFLGASALNGFGAGPCESMMPQIIADVIFLHDRGKYQTLYFTIYFGSLAIGPIIAGSMAERFGWRSFWWFNTGLLIFTLFLNIGLLPETRFPRKSHAKTVSEPSEPADLPELKGSSVIDHSENASNEQPQDHWLSRGHPSLKQFSPWGSYHGNILQELWLPWYLLAFPIVEFAAFVVSFSASGFLLANLTQQQFFGAPPYNFSIEQVGFTNFAIFVGQMIGLFTSGPLSDWVANYFTKRNRGIREPEMRLITMLPYTLIMIIGLIVVGVGYSRLWSWQVIVIVGYTCLGMQVTSLPSIASTYAVDSYKPATGAIFVAITINKNLWGYGFGKFITPWTLEIGYLAPVMTLMALITFFCSFGILFWFLGKSLRGKTKESFLHQLDS comes from the exons ATGAGCCAAATAGTAGGAGACCGCACTCTCCAGGACATCGAGAATGAGCTCGACATTTCGATATATCCCGGCACTGAGGTGATGACAGATGTTGGATCCCACCATTTCATCAAATCCAGCAATAGTAAAGAAGCGGGGCGCGTCCTCGTTCCCCAGCCTTCCGATGACCCCCTCGATCCTCTGAACTGGACTTTGCTATGGAAATGGACGACTTTGCTTTGCGTTAGCTTTGTCTCTATCAGTCAAAATCTTGGTCCTCTTGCGAATGCACCTCTTTTCG GATTGTATATGCAAGAGTGGAACATTGATTTGGCTGATGCCGTTCAGACGACTG CTGTGACAATACTGGTACTCGGTTTTAGTAATTTAGTATGGATTCCGATTTCGACGTGCTTTGGCAGAAGGCCAgctctcatcttcagcacCCTAGTATGTACCGTCTCTTCAATCTGGAGAGTGCGAGCCACCAGCTACAAATCGTTTCTCGGAGCATCTGC CCTCAACGGCTTTGGCGCCGGTCCTTGCGAAAGTATGATGCCGCAAATAATTGCCGACGTTATCTTTCTCCACGACCGCGGCAAATACCAGACATTATACTTTACGATTTACTTTGGGTCTCTTGCT ATTGGTCCCATTATAGCTGGCAGTATGGCTGAACGTTTTGGGTGGAGGAGCTTCTGGTGGTTCAACACGGGTCTTCTTATCTTCACCCTGTTTCTCAACATCGGGCTTCTTCCGGAAACACGATTTCCTCGAAAGTCACACGCCAAAACGGTTTCGGAACCCTCTGAACCCGCTGACCTGCCGGAGTTAAAGGGCAGTTCAGTTATAGACCACTCAGAAAACGCTTCCAATGAGCAACCTCAGGATCATTGGCTATCGCGAGGACACCCATCTCTGAAGCAATTCAGCCCCTGGGGCTCATATCACGGAAACATCTTGCAAGAGTTATGGCTTCCATGGTACCTACTCGCCTTTCCCATCGTCGAATTTGCCGCGTTTGTGGTTTCGTTTTCAGCATCTGGCTTCCTACTGGCCAACTTGACCCAACAACAATTCTTTGGAGCGCCGCCTTATAATTTTTCGATTGAGCAGGTCGGATTTACCAATTTCGCGATTTTTGTAGGGCAAATGATTGGCTTATTCACGTCTGGCCCACTGTCAGACTGGGTTGCAAATTATTTTACCAAGCGCAACCGAGGTATTAGAGAGCCCGAAATGAGACTAATCACCATGCTCCCCTACACCTTGATCATGATCATTGGCCTTATCGTGGTTGGGGTAGGTTACAGTCGGCTATGGTCATGGCAGGTCATTGTCATCGTCGGGTATACTTGTCTCGGAATGCAAGTAACGAGTTTGCCGAGCATAGCATCAACCTATGCCGTTGACAGCTACAAACCAGCCACAGGCGCTATTTTTGTTGCAATTACTAT CAACAAGAATCTGTGGGGCTATGGTTTCGGCAAGTTTATCACGCCCTGGACGCTCGAGATTGGCTATCTCGCGCCTGTCATGACACTCATGGCCTTGATCACATTCTTCTGTAGCTTTGGCATATTATTTTGGTTTTTGGGAAAGTCCCTTCGAGGTAAAACGAAAGAATCGTTTCTGCATCAGCTAGACAGCTAG
- a CDS encoding uncharacterized protein (EggNog:ENOG41), with protein sequence MSSKPTLVFVPGAWHSPDTWGKVTAELEPQGYKTICITLPTTLSDPSKGIADDIDEARKAILAETSQGRDVVVVVHSYGGMVGPSAVKGLTKVTSERPGRVIGIAMMATGYCMTGIGFLEGIGGNPPPFWKADTEKGYATLIVDTRELFYHDLPEEEGNYWVGRLLNHSLKSLTDSGERVYSGWKDVPTRYLITTDDRTFPTEVQLGIAQHAKDQGGEVVVEQIHTSHSPMLSKPKETAEFIVRAVETFTK encoded by the coding sequence ATGTCTTCGAAGCCTACTCTCGTGTTCGTGCCTGGTGCATGGCACAGCCCTGATACATGGGGCAAAGTCACTGCCGAATTGGAACCTCAAGGCTACAAGACAATTTGCATCACTCTCCCTACAACTCTTTCCGATCCAAGCAAGGGCATAGCCGACGACATTGATGAAGCAAGAAAGGCTATTTTAGCTGAAACATCGCAAGGACGAGATGTTGTCGTTGTGGTTCACTCGTACGGTGGAATGGTGGGCCCAAGTGCTGTCAAAGGTCTGACTAAAGTTACAAGTGAAAGGCCTGGACGTGTCATTGGCATTGCTATGATGGCGACTGGCTACTGTATGACAGGCATTGGCTTTCTTGAAGGTATCGGGGGAAACCCGCCGCCCTTTTGGAAAGCAGATACGGAGAAAGGATACGCCACACTTATTGTTGACACAAGAGAGTTGTTCTATCACGATCTCCCGGAAGAGGAAGGCAACTACTGGGTTGGCCGACTTTTAAACCACTCATTGAAATCTCTCACAGATAGTGGAGAGCGCGTCTACTCAGGCTGGAAGGATGTTCCAACCCGATATTTGATTACGACAGATGACAGGACTTTCCCTACCGAGGTTCAATTGGGTATTGCTCAACACGCCAAAGATCAAGGAGGGGAAGTCGTTGTTGAACAAATCCATACCAGCCACTCACCAATGCTCAGCAAACCAAAAGAAACGGCTGAATTTATTGTGAGAGCAGTGGAGACGTTTACTAAATGA
- a CDS encoding uncharacterized protein (EggNog:ENOG41~TransMembrane:10 (i62-79o133-151i158-183o189-214i226-246o330-351i358-378o384-408i420-439o451-473i)), with amino-acid sequence MSLKVAYEETTHSQPDSQDAGSSAGPTLKLSDRLADESYKLFSKVQVSDPTPEEARKIRNKCLWRILPFLCIGYHLMYVDKQTLGSSAILGILEDAHLNASQYNWLSSIFYFGYMVAEWPQNWALQRFPVGKWLAGNLIVWGGITLLHIPCNNFASLFVVRFLLGLSEACIVPAFLLSMSMFFTYQEQAIMMSVMWSIGNSSPITSGFLSYGVLWIKTGSFHPWKWLMVITGVLTIIFGILVYLFFPDSPLHAKFLTYEERAQAVLRIKENNSGIENKHFKKHQFIEAVKDPKTWLFALHALSQEMGNGINNQTSLIINSFGFTVFQTTLLSTVSGVIAFFTLSAAAITSYKTRNARAWISLVAYIPAVISSILLLALPWSNRWGLIVGVWLRYTTGVPYAVVMIWAANASAGHTKKTTVIALYHIGYGLGNIISPQLFEPRWKPRYKPTWIILLIFSAILPSIVIGILRVYLSRENKRRDKLEAENVVARNGFVETITTDGSKVVHEVDTNQLDLTDRENLKFRYVL; translated from the exons ATGTCGTTAAAAGTTGCATATGAGGAAACAACACACTCGCAACCAGACTCCCAGGATGCGGGTAGTTCTGCCGGACCTACGCTCAAATTATCCGATCGCTTAGCTGATGAGAGCTACAAGCTCTTTTCAAAGGTGCAAGTATCAGATCCAACGCCAGAAGAAGCCCGGAAAATTCGCAACAAATGCCTATGGAGAATACTTCCATTTCTTTGCATCGGATATCATCTGATGTATGTTGATAAACAAACA CTAGGAAGCTCAGCCATATTAGGCATCCTTGAAGATGCACATTTGAACGCGAGCCAATATAATTGGCTCTCTTCAATATTTTATTTCGGCTACATGGTAGCTGAATGGCCACAGAATTGGGCTCTTCAACGTTTCCCTGTTGGAAAATGGTTAGCTGGGAATCTCATAGTATG GGGTGGTATAACGTTACTACATATTCCTTGTAATAACTTTGCGTCGCTCTTCGTCGTCCGCTTCCTACTGGGGTTGAGCGAAGCTTGTATAGTTCCTGCGTTTTTGCtctccatgtccatgtttTTCACATATCAGGAACAAGCCATCATGATGTCAGTCATGTGGTCCATTGGCAATTCCAGTCCAATCACTTCTGGCTTTCTCTCATATGGCGTCTTATGGATCAAGACCGGGTCATTTCACCCTTGGAAATGGCTTATGG TCATTACTGGTGTTTTGACCATCATTTTCGGCATTTTGGTGTATCTGTTCTTTCCTGACAGCCCACTTCACGCGAAATTCCTCACATACGAAGAACGGGCTCAAGCAGTTTTGAGGATAAAGGAGAACAATTCTGGTATTGAGAATAAGCACTTCAAAAAGCATCA ATTCATCGAAGCAGTGAAGGATCCCAAGACATGGCTGTTTGCCTTGCATGCACTCTCTCAAGAGATGGGCAACGGAATTAACAACCAGACATCGTTAATTATTAACTCGTTTGGGTTTACTGTTTTCCAGACAACGCTACTTAGCACTGTATCTGGCGTCATAGCCTTTTTCACGCTCTCGGCAGCTGCGATTACATCATACAAAACTCGG AACGCCCGAGCTTGGATATCACTTGTGGCATACATACCTGCCGTGATTTCCAGCATTCTTCTGTTGG CTTTGCCATGGTCCAATCGCTGGGGTCTCATAGTGGGCGTTTGGTTGCGGTATACAACTGGCGTACCGTATGCCGTTGTCATGATATGGGCCGCCAATGCTTCCGCTGGTCATACAAAGAAGACGACCGTCATTGCTCTCTATCATATCGGGTACGGATTGGGAAATATTATTTCGCCTCAGCTGTTTGAGCCTCGATGGAAACCTCGATATAAACCCACGTGGATCATTTTATTGATC TTCTCTGCGATTCTTCCTTCAATCGTTATCGGCATCCTTCGAGTGTACTTATCGCGTGAGAATAAACGTCGTGACAAGCTCGAAGCGGAAAACGTTGTTGCCAGAAACGGATTTGTGGAAACTATAACTACTGACGGAAGCAAAGTTGTCCATGAAGTAGATACTAATCAGCTGGATTTGACGGACAGAGAAAATCTCAAATT TCGATACGTTCTTTAA
- a CDS encoding uncharacterized protein (EggNog:ENOG41~TransMembrane:9 (o20-41i48-69o75-100i112-132o216-237i244-264o270-294i306-325o337-359i)), giving the protein MVAEWPQNWALQRFPVGKWLAGNLIVWGGITLLHIPCNNFASLFVVRFLLGLSEACIVPAFLLSMSMFFTYQEQAIMMSVMWSIGNSSPITSGFLSYGVLWIKTGSFHPWKWLMVITGVLTIIFGILVYLFFPDSPLHAKFLTYEERAQAVLRIKENNSGIENKHFKKHQFIEAVKDPKTWLFALHALSQEMGNGINNQTSLIINSFGFTVFQTTLLSTVSGVIAFFTLSAAAITSYKTRNARAWISLVAYIPAVISSILLLALPWSNRWGLIVGVWLRYTTGVPYAVVMIWAANASAGHTKKTTVIALYHIGYGLGNIISPQLFEPRWKPRYKPTWIILLIFSAILPSIVIGILRVYLSRENKRRDKLEAENVVARNGFVETITTDGSKVVHEVDTNQLDLTDRENLKFRYVL; this is encoded by the exons ATGGTAGCTGAATGGCCACAGAATTGGGCTCTTCAACGTTTCCCTGTTGGAAAATGGTTAGCTGGGAATCTCATAGTATG GGGTGGTATAACGTTACTACATATTCCTTGTAATAACTTTGCGTCGCTCTTCGTCGTCCGCTTCCTACTGGGGTTGAGCGAAGCTTGTATAGTTCCTGCGTTTTTGCtctccatgtccatgtttTTCACATATCAGGAACAAGCCATCATGATGTCAGTCATGTGGTCCATTGGCAATTCCAGTCCAATCACTTCTGGCTTTCTCTCATATGGCGTCTTATGGATCAAGACCGGGTCATTTCACCCTTGGAAATGGCTTATGG TCATTACTGGTGTTTTGACCATCATTTTCGGCATTTTGGTGTATCTGTTCTTTCCTGACAGCCCACTTCACGCGAAATTCCTCACATACGAAGAACGGGCTCAAGCAGTTTTGAGGATAAAGGAGAACAATTCTGGTATTGAGAATAAGCACTTCAAAAAGCATCA ATTCATCGAAGCAGTGAAGGATCCCAAGACATGGCTGTTTGCCTTGCATGCACTCTCTCAAGAGATGGGCAACGGAATTAACAACCAGACATCGTTAATTATTAACTCGTTTGGGTTTACTGTTTTCCAGACAACGCTACTTAGCACTGTATCTGGCGTCATAGCCTTTTTCACGCTCTCGGCAGCTGCGATTACATCATACAAAACTCGG AACGCCCGAGCTTGGATATCACTTGTGGCATACATACCTGCCGTGATTTCCAGCATTCTTCTGTTGG CTTTGCCATGGTCCAATCGCTGGGGTCTCATAGTGGGCGTTTGGTTGCGGTATACAACTGGCGTACCGTATGCCGTTGTCATGATATGGGCCGCCAATGCTTCCGCTGGTCATACAAAGAAGACGACCGTCATTGCTCTCTATCATATCGGGTACGGATTGGGAAATATTATTTCGCCTCAGCTGTTTGAGCCTCGATGGAAACCTCGATATAAACCCACGTGGATCATTTTATTGATC TTCTCTGCGATTCTTCCTTCAATCGTTATCGGCATCCTTCGAGTGTACTTATCGCGTGAGAATAAACGTCGTGACAAGCTCGAAGCGGAAAACGTTGTTGCCAGAAACGGATTTGTGGAAACTATAACTACTGACGGAAGCAAAGTTGTCCATGAAGTAGATACTAATCAGCTGGATTTGACGGACAGAGAAAATCTCAAATT TCGATACGTTCTTTAA